One window from the genome of Serinibacter salmoneus encodes:
- a CDS encoding PadR family transcriptional regulator — protein MQHVILGLLMLAPMSLYDLHKQFTGGASLFYAASYGSLQRALAGLVERGLVTAEAVPGSARGRRVHTVTPQGRAAWEAWMREPLTGAGAETAMLAKVYLAGLLPAEGRAEVLGVLREHAAAALADLQAFARDLDAQEVGERHAEIFRYQRATLEYGLRSHALALEWLGEVADGM, from the coding sequence ATGCAGCACGTGATCCTCGGCCTGCTGATGCTCGCGCCGATGTCCCTGTACGACCTGCACAAGCAGTTCACCGGCGGGGCCTCGCTGTTCTACGCCGCGAGCTACGGCAGCCTCCAGCGCGCCCTCGCGGGTCTGGTGGAGCGCGGGCTGGTCACGGCCGAGGCCGTGCCCGGCTCGGCGCGCGGGCGCCGCGTGCACACCGTGACGCCGCAGGGGCGCGCGGCGTGGGAGGCGTGGATGCGCGAACCGCTCACCGGTGCCGGCGCGGAGACGGCGATGCTCGCCAAGGTCTACCTCGCGGGCCTGCTGCCGGCCGAGGGGCGGGCCGAGGTGCTCGGCGTGCTGCGCGAGCACGCGGCCGCCGCGCTCGCCGACCTCCAGGCATTCGCTCGGGACCTGGACGCGCAGGAGGTCGGCGAGAGGCACGCCGAGATCTTCCGCTACCAGCGCGCCACGCTGGAGTACGGGCTGCGCTCGCACGCCCTGGCCCTGGAGTGGTTGGGCGAGGTCGCGGACGGAATGTGA
- a CDS encoding LLM class flavin-dependent oxidoreductase yields MALDVVLNPFRTDAATLVEAAVRAEAEGADGVWTFDHVSSLASPTAPGEGAAREVFTVLGAIAARTERVRVGPLVANIHNRHPAQLALALDTLADLAPGRVVCGIGAGAGPGSPFAREDAALGRVPEPAAARRALLAEHIGALRALGRGEDATGSVATHGLRGVVRHPTPPIVVGGGAWRTLELAARTADGVNIVTGLTPGLADTVARLREITAARPFEISVFVADRFVADRPAGGLADLDLEALSAATPPGVDRLTVLVQSPARR; encoded by the coding sequence GTGGCCCTCGATGTGGTCCTCAACCCGTTCCGCACGGATGCGGCCACCCTGGTCGAGGCGGCGGTGCGCGCGGAGGCGGAGGGCGCCGACGGCGTGTGGACCTTCGACCACGTCTCCTCCCTCGCCTCCCCCACCGCACCGGGCGAGGGCGCCGCACGTGAGGTGTTCACCGTGCTCGGCGCCATCGCGGCCCGCACCGAGCGAGTGCGCGTGGGGCCCCTGGTGGCCAACATCCACAACCGGCACCCCGCGCAGCTCGCGCTCGCCCTGGACACCCTCGCGGACCTCGCGCCCGGGCGCGTGGTGTGCGGGATCGGCGCGGGGGCGGGGCCCGGTTCCCCGTTCGCGCGGGAGGACGCAGCCTTGGGGCGCGTCCCCGAGCCCGCGGCTGCACGCCGGGCGCTGCTCGCCGAGCACATCGGCGCGCTGCGGGCCCTCGGTCGTGGCGAGGACGCGACCGGGAGCGTCGCGACGCACGGCCTGCGCGGCGTGGTGCGCCATCCCACGCCGCCGATCGTGGTGGGCGGTGGGGCGTGGCGGACCCTGGAGCTCGCGGCACGGACGGCGGACGGGGTGAACATCGTCACCGGGCTCACCCCCGGGCTCGCGGACACGGTGGCACGCCTGCGGGAGATCACCGCCGCACGCCCCTTCGAGATCAGCGTGTTCGTGGCGGACCGGTTCGTGGCGGACCGGCCGGCCGGCGGCCTCGCCGACCTCGACCTCGAGGCGCTCAGTGCGGCGACGCCCCCGGGCGTGGACCGCCTCACCGTGCTGGTCCAGTCGCCCGCCCGTCGCTGA
- a CDS encoding serine hydrolase domain-containing protein, whose amino-acid sequence MTARTVRDPEALARALRRATDNATHHRARRAAGLPAPQVLVDAPGLTFTSGETDRRFHAASVGKMMTATLAFDLAERGRLDLDAPVTALVPEQEARGLFAGPGVTPRHLLTHTSGAADYFEDPAAGIPFPERLRRDPEHRYTPEKLLAITREHQHPVAAPGERFHYSDTGYVLLARILEEAGGAGLGAQLHERIFTPAGMGETCLLFHTLPGGAPSTSPTPGADLDLAPLVVDGLDLSRASALSCDWGGGGVVTTLADLRAFAAAWRAGALIGEASRAAMTETTHRFRAGIRYGAGAMRLRYREFFPLLFGMPSPVGHLGVTGAHLFFDERVTLVLNAHSTAEMTRSFRLHIRLMQATVRALR is encoded by the coding sequence ATGACCGCACGCACCGTCCGCGACCCCGAGGCGCTCGCCCGCGCACTGCGCCGGGCCACCGACAACGCCACCCACCACCGCGCCCGCCGAGCCGCCGGGCTCCCCGCCCCGCAGGTGCTCGTGGACGCCCCCGGCCTCACCTTCACCAGCGGCGAGACCGACCGCCGCTTCCACGCCGCGAGCGTGGGGAAGATGATGACCGCCACCCTCGCCTTCGACCTGGCCGAGCGCGGCCGGCTCGACCTGGACGCCCCCGTCACCGCTCTGGTGCCCGAGCAGGAGGCCCGCGGCCTGTTCGCCGGCCCCGGCGTCACCCCGCGCCACCTGCTCACCCACACCAGCGGCGCGGCCGACTACTTCGAGGACCCCGCCGCCGGCATCCCCTTCCCCGAGCGTCTGCGCCGCGACCCCGAGCACCGCTACACGCCCGAGAAGCTCCTCGCCATCACCCGCGAGCACCAGCACCCCGTCGCCGCCCCCGGCGAGCGCTTCCACTACTCCGACACCGGGTACGTGCTGCTCGCGCGCATCCTGGAGGAGGCGGGCGGCGCGGGCCTCGGCGCCCAGCTGCACGAGCGGATCTTCACCCCCGCCGGGATGGGCGAGACCTGCCTGCTGTTCCACACCCTGCCGGGTGGGGCGCCCAGCACGAGCCCCACCCCGGGCGCGGACCTCGACCTGGCGCCCCTCGTCGTCGACGGCCTCGACCTCAGCCGCGCGTCCGCGTTGAGCTGCGACTGGGGCGGCGGTGGCGTGGTCACCACCCTGGCGGACCTGCGCGCCTTCGCCGCCGCCTGGCGCGCCGGTGCCCTCATCGGCGAGGCGTCCCGCGCCGCAATGACCGAGACGACCCACCGTTTCCGTGCCGGCATCCGCTACGGCGCCGGCGCCATGCGGTTGCGCTACCGGGAGTTCTTCCCCCTGTTGTTCGGGATGCCGAGCCCGGTGGGGCACCTGGGCGTGACCGGCGCACACCTGTTCTTCGACGAGCGCGTGACCCTCGTGCTGAACGCGCACAGCACCGCCGAGATGACCCGCAGCTTCCGGCTGCACATCCGCCTGATGCAGGCCACCGTCCGCGCCCTGCGCTGA
- a CDS encoding DUF4956 domain-containing protein, with the protein MSIDPTITLILADLIAAAVLTFGLYFPRHRRRDLVVAYLGINVGVFAVSAALASSSVGAGLGLGLLGVLSIIRLRSDELSQREVAYYFAALTIGLLGGLAPDPTWLAIAGMALVVAVMWFADHPALLSRARQQVIVVDRAIANEDDLTSHLAALLDANIRTVSVQKLDTVNDTTTVDVRYQLRRAPRLGEAIEAPGRAGAASTVAAATPGHGTEMTR; encoded by the coding sequence ATGTCCATCGATCCCACGATCACCCTGATCCTCGCCGACCTGATCGCGGCTGCCGTGCTGACGTTCGGCCTCTACTTCCCGCGACACCGGCGCCGTGACCTGGTGGTGGCCTACCTCGGGATCAACGTGGGCGTGTTCGCTGTCTCGGCCGCGCTGGCCAGCAGCTCGGTGGGCGCCGGCCTCGGCCTCGGTCTCCTCGGTGTGCTCTCCATCATCCGGTTGCGCTCGGACGAGCTGAGCCAACGTGAGGTCGCCTACTACTTCGCTGCCCTCACGATCGGCCTGCTGGGCGGACTCGCCCCCGACCCGACCTGGCTCGCGATCGCCGGGATGGCGCTCGTGGTGGCCGTGATGTGGTTCGCCGACCACCCCGCGCTGCTGAGCCGGGCCCGGCAGCAGGTGATCGTCGTGGACCGCGCGATCGCGAACGAGGACGACCTCACCTCACACCTCGCCGCCCTGCTGGACGCCAACATCCGCACCGTGAGCGTGCAGAAGCTCGACACCGTCAACGACACCACCACGGTGGACGTGCGCTACCAGTTGCGCCGCGCACCCCGGCTCGGCGAGGCCATCGAGGCCCCGGGCAGGGCGGGCGCGGCGAGCACGGTCGCAGCAGCAACCCCCGGCCACGGAACGGAGATGACCCGATGA
- a CDS encoding cohesin domain-containing protein: MATAGGGALLVGALAPAALAAPAAEELTLAGPTEVMVGEEITLDLAAVAAEDLYSYAVEIAYDPALLTYVSATPGLEGGYDAAAPQEGVVTVTHTRLGTSPGLAGDLALGSLTFTAVADGDASLVATTSLVGADEALAEGPGDELTVAVSAPEPTPTETPTETPTEDPTEDPTEDPTDPDPSESEEPTTDPSESSTDGDTSGSGSSGGLATTGAQVGILAALAAAAVAVGVFLLRRKAVSDR, from the coding sequence GTGGCCACGGCAGGGGGTGGGGCGTTGCTCGTCGGCGCCCTCGCGCCCGCCGCTCTCGCCGCTCCCGCCGCCGAGGAACTCACCCTCGCCGGCCCCACCGAGGTGATGGTCGGCGAGGAGATCACCCTCGATCTGGCCGCTGTCGCGGCTGAGGACCTCTACTCCTACGCCGTCGAGATCGCCTACGACCCGGCGCTGCTGACCTACGTCTCGGCCACACCCGGCCTCGAGGGCGGGTACGACGCCGCAGCCCCGCAGGAGGGCGTCGTCACCGTGACCCACACCCGCCTGGGCACCTCGCCCGGCCTGGCCGGTGACCTCGCGCTGGGATCGCTCACCTTCACCGCGGTGGCCGACGGCGACGCCTCCCTGGTCGCCACGACCTCCCTGGTCGGGGCGGACGAGGCGCTGGCCGAGGGGCCGGGCGACGAGCTGACGGTCGCGGTCTCCGCTCCGGAGCCGACCCCCACCGAGACCCCCACCGAGACGCCGACCGAGGACCCCACCGAGGACCCGACGGAGGACCCCACCGACCCCGACCCGAGCGAGTCGGAGGAGCCCACCACGGATCCCAGTGAGTCCAGCACGGACGGTGACACCTCCGGCTCCGGCAGCTCGGGCGGCCTGGCCACCACGGGTGCGCAGGTCGGCATCCTCGCGGCCCTGGCTGCCGCCGCCGTGGCGGTCGGTGTCTTCCTCCTGCGTCGAAAGGCGGTGAGCGACCGATGA
- a CDS encoding DoxX family protein: MSTTANRPAASAGGITTQEDIVTRPFARKVLAFSRILIGFFFLWPFLDKMFGLGFSTASESAVINGGTPAQGYLNFAVEDSQPLKQTFIDLFANGFGDFLFMFGLFGIGVAMIAGAGLRIAAVGGSLLMLFMYLVSLPWAAESATNPIFDSHWLEAMLLIIPAVTLAGDTWGLGKWWGNLEFVRKNPWLR; encoded by the coding sequence ATGAGCACGACCGCCAACCGTCCCGCCGCGAGCGCGGGAGGCATCACCACCCAGGAAGACATCGTCACCCGGCCTTTCGCGCGCAAGGTCCTCGCCTTCTCGCGCATCCTCATCGGGTTCTTCTTCCTGTGGCCGTTCCTGGACAAGATGTTCGGGCTCGGCTTCTCCACCGCGAGCGAGAGCGCCGTGATCAACGGCGGCACGCCCGCGCAGGGGTACCTCAACTTCGCGGTGGAGGACTCCCAGCCGCTGAAGCAGACCTTCATCGACCTGTTCGCGAACGGCTTCGGCGACTTCCTGTTCATGTTCGGCCTGTTCGGCATCGGGGTCGCGATGATCGCCGGCGCCGGGCTGCGGATCGCGGCCGTCGGCGGCAGCCTGCTCATGCTGTTCATGTACCTGGTGAGCCTGCCCTGGGCAGCAGAGAGTGCCACCAACCCGATCTTCGACTCCCACTGGCTCGAGGCGATGCTCCTGATAATCCCCGCCGTCACCCTCGCGGGCGACACCTGGGGCCTGGGCAAGTGGTGGGGCAACCTGGAGTTCGTCCGCAAGAACCCCTGGCTGCGCTGA
- a CDS encoding carbohydrate-binding domain-containing protein produces the protein MRSVRTTTRRLSAAAAAVAAAAALTACTATETTEEATASSAAAEVAAAEATEAAEATEEDDVEEEDSGVVAAEAVAGEDVAAAMAANLAYEAGEISEEADTTITLTGDGASVQGEGVSVEGSTITITSPGSYRVTGTLQDGAIVVDSAAEGAVSIVLDGADLTSSTTSPLQVTEADSVVVVLADGTSNSLTDATEYVYPDAETDEPNAALFSTADLTIGGTGSLTVTGNSNDAIASKDGLVIAGGDITVDAVDDGVRGKDYLVMTGGSLTVTSGGDGLKADDDEDATAGYIALLGGAVEVTAGDDALTAVTDVIVGAASLTATADDGAASDSGAKGLVGDVSVVIGEGAEVAVTATDDAVHAGGAATIGGGTVTLASGDDAIHSDGSVTLSGGTATVTEAYEGVEGATIAFTGAEVSITATDDGVNAASDTAAERWIEITGGTLEVLSEGDGIDANGSITMTGGDVLVFGPTTDREGALDADDGLVVEGGTLLAIGAAGMAVAPTTDSAQGWLSAEVAAAAGSTITVLDAEGSELVSVQTPKTAGSVVYSAADVEYSATYTVSVDGAETTVTAGEHTGGTGGGGMAGGGRP, from the coding sequence ATGCGATCCGTCCGCACCACCACCCGCCGGCTGAGCGCCGCGGCTGCCGCCGTCGCCGCAGCCGCCGCCCTGACCGCCTGCACCGCGACCGAGACCACCGAGGAGGCCACCGCGAGCTCCGCAGCCGCGGAGGTCGCCGCCGCGGAGGCAACCGAGGCGGCCGAGGCGACCGAGGAGGACGACGTCGAGGAGGAGGACTCCGGGGTCGTGGCCGCCGAGGCCGTGGCCGGGGAGGACGTCGCGGCCGCGATGGCCGCCAACCTCGCCTACGAGGCCGGCGAGATCAGCGAAGAGGCCGACACCACCATCACCCTGACCGGCGACGGCGCGAGCGTGCAGGGCGAGGGCGTGAGCGTAGAGGGCTCCACGATCACGATCACCTCCCCCGGCAGCTACCGGGTGACCGGCACCCTGCAGGACGGCGCGATCGTGGTGGACTCCGCCGCGGAGGGCGCCGTGAGCATCGTGCTCGACGGCGCAGACCTGACCTCCTCCACCACCTCCCCCCTGCAGGTCACCGAGGCGGACAGCGTGGTGGTGGTGCTCGCGGACGGCACCAGCAACTCCCTGACGGATGCCACCGAGTACGTCTACCCGGACGCCGAGACCGACGAGCCGAACGCGGCGCTGTTCTCCACCGCCGACCTCACCATCGGTGGCACCGGGTCGCTGACGGTGACCGGCAACAGCAACGACGCCATCGCCTCCAAGGACGGCCTGGTCATCGCCGGGGGCGACATCACCGTGGACGCGGTGGACGACGGCGTGCGCGGCAAGGACTACCTCGTGATGACCGGCGGGTCGCTGACGGTGACCTCCGGCGGCGACGGCCTCAAGGCCGACGACGACGAGGACGCCACGGCCGGCTACATCGCCCTGCTCGGGGGCGCAGTCGAGGTGACCGCCGGGGACGACGCGCTGACCGCCGTGACCGACGTGATCGTGGGGGCGGCGTCGCTGACCGCCACGGCGGACGACGGCGCAGCCTCCGACTCCGGGGCCAAGGGCCTGGTCGGGGACGTCAGTGTGGTCATCGGTGAGGGTGCCGAGGTAGCCGTCACCGCCACCGACGATGCCGTGCACGCCGGCGGCGCCGCCACGATCGGCGGCGGCACCGTGACTCTGGCCAGCGGCGACGACGCGATCCACTCCGACGGCTCCGTCACCCTCTCGGGCGGCACGGCCACCGTGACCGAGGCCTACGAGGGCGTCGAGGGCGCGACGATCGCCTTCACCGGGGCCGAGGTGTCGATCACGGCCACCGACGACGGCGTGAACGCGGCCTCCGACACCGCCGCCGAGCGGTGGATCGAGATCACCGGGGGAACACTGGAGGTGCTCAGCGAGGGCGACGGCATCGACGCCAACGGGTCGATCACGATGACCGGCGGCGACGTGCTGGTGTTCGGGCCGACGACGGACCGCGAGGGCGCCCTGGACGCCGACGACGGCCTGGTGGTCGAGGGCGGCACGCTGCTGGCGATCGGTGCGGCGGGGATGGCGGTGGCGCCGACCACCGACTCGGCGCAGGGCTGGCTCTCCGCCGAGGTGGCCGCCGCGGCCGGGTCCACGATCACGGTGCTCGACGCCGAGGGGTCGGAGCTGGTGAGCGTCCAGACCCCGAAGACCGCGGGCTCGGTGGTGTACTCCGCCGCGGACGTGGAGTACTCCGCGACGTACACGGTGTCGGTGGACGGCGCCGAGACCACCGTGACCGCGGGTGAGCACACCGGCGGGACGGGTGGCGGCGGGATGGCCGGCGGCGGCCGCCCCTGA
- a CDS encoding polyphosphate polymerase domain-containing protein, whose protein sequence is MSTTTTTLDLGAMLPQPSIALPDLMAAASLQARTDRKYLLPLADAIDLLTLDLRSAEPDARVLEIGGLRTFGYSSRYLDTPDLEAYRLAAHGRGNRYKVRTRTYLDSGEEWLEVKTRDPRGTTIKDRLALGQADRRETRTFAPRTVQERTGHRVEALQTALDVTYRRTTLFLPGSGSRVTVDTDLAWRDPDGVRRRLPDHAIVETKTTGRACAVDHLLWRSGIRPRRLSKYTCGLALLRREDLPTNRWHRTITALDTLSTWS, encoded by the coding sequence ATGAGCACCACCACCACGACCCTCGACCTCGGCGCCATGCTCCCGCAGCCCTCCATCGCCCTGCCGGATCTCATGGCGGCCGCCTCCCTCCAGGCCCGCACCGACCGCAAGTACCTGCTGCCGCTGGCCGACGCGATCGACCTGCTCACCCTCGACCTGCGCTCCGCGGAGCCGGACGCGCGGGTGCTGGAGATCGGCGGGCTGCGGACCTTCGGCTACTCCTCGCGCTACCTGGACACACCCGATCTGGAGGCCTACCGTCTCGCGGCCCACGGCCGCGGCAACCGGTACAAGGTGCGCACCCGCACCTACCTGGACTCCGGCGAGGAGTGGCTCGAGGTCAAGACCCGCGATCCGCGCGGCACCACGATCAAGGACCGGCTCGCCCTCGGGCAGGCCGACCGGCGGGAGACCCGCACGTTCGCGCCGCGCACCGTGCAGGAGCGCACCGGCCACCGGGTCGAGGCGCTGCAGACCGCACTGGACGTGACCTACCGGCGCACCACGCTGTTCCTGCCCGGCTCGGGCAGCCGCGTGACCGTCGACACCGACCTGGCGTGGCGGGACCCGGACGGCGTGCGTCGCCGCCTGCCCGACCACGCGATCGTCGAGACCAAGACGACGGGGCGAGCCTGCGCCGTCGACCACCTGTTGTGGCGCAGCGGCATCCGCCCGCGCCGCCTGTCGAAGTACACCTGCGGCCTTGCGCTGCTGCGGCGGGAGGACCTCCCGACCAACCGCTGGCACCGCACGATCACCGCCCTCGACACCCTGAGCACCTGGAGCTAA
- a CDS encoding zinc-binding dehydrogenase has protein sequence MEILEIHEGHLRPATRPTPQPGPGEVLLEVAAAGVNRADLLQVAGHYPPPPGEPDHPGLEVAGRVLAVGPPENAAPTLAVGDRVAALLAGGGYASHAVVPAAQTMPVPDTLTDAEAAALPEALATVWSNLVGVGQTPVGALRRGETLLVLGGSGGVGSTAVQIGRLLGARVIATAGGPERVAAVEALGAEAVLDHRALDAAALTDAVRGLGGADVILDVLGGPALAQNVRRLRTGGRLVVIGTQAGRAGEVDVLALMKRRASIHGTTLRARPAAEKAAIMRDVVAHLGGPLASGEVRPTLHAAMPLAEAERAHAMLRDGVALGKVVLLP, from the coding sequence GTGGAGATCCTGGAGATTCACGAGGGCCACCTGCGCCCCGCGACCCGCCCGACGCCCCAGCCCGGGCCAGGCGAGGTCCTGCTCGAGGTGGCGGCCGCGGGAGTGAACCGCGCGGACCTGCTGCAGGTGGCCGGGCACTACCCGCCGCCCCCCGGCGAGCCGGACCATCCGGGCCTCGAGGTCGCCGGGCGCGTCCTCGCCGTCGGCCCGCCCGAAAATGCCGCACCGACCCTCGCCGTCGGGGACCGGGTCGCGGCCCTGTTGGCAGGTGGCGGGTACGCGAGCCACGCCGTCGTCCCCGCCGCCCAGACCATGCCCGTGCCGGACACCCTGACCGACGCCGAGGCCGCCGCCCTGCCCGAGGCGCTGGCCACGGTCTGGTCCAACCTGGTCGGGGTGGGCCAGACCCCCGTCGGGGCCCTGCGGCGCGGCGAGACCCTCCTGGTGCTCGGCGGGTCCGGCGGCGTGGGCAGCACGGCCGTCCAGATCGGCCGCCTCCTCGGTGCCCGGGTGATCGCCACCGCGGGCGGTCCCGAACGCGTCGCCGCCGTCGAGGCGCTCGGCGCGGAGGCGGTCCTGGACCACCGCGCCCTGGACGCCGCTGCCCTCACCGACGCCGTCAGGGGCCTCGGGGGCGCCGATGTGATCCTCGACGTGCTCGGCGGCCCCGCCCTCGCGCAGAACGTGCGCCGGCTGCGCACCGGCGGACGACTCGTGGTGATCGGCACCCAGGCGGGGCGCGCGGGCGAGGTGGACGTGCTCGCCCTGATGAAGCGCCGCGCGAGCATCCACGGCACCACGCTGCGTGCCCGCCCTGCCGCGGAGAAGGCCGCGATCATGCGCGACGTCGTCGCGCACCTCGGTGGACCCCTGGCCTCCGGGGAGGTGCGACCGACACTGCACGCCGCAATGCCACTGGCCGAGGCGGAACGGGCGCACGCGATGCTGCGCGACGGCGTGGCGCTCGGCAAGGTGGTCCTGCTCCCGTGA
- a CDS encoding AGE family epimerase/isomerase, with protein MSTDDVSAQAIRTRIDAPPSWLGSPAHARWLEMHTDDLISFASASSIEAGFGYLDGEGDLRGGAAAITGEAELWITCRMTHSYSLGAMLGRPGCAVLVDHGLLALRESFADREYGGWFSKVTPQGPTAPIKEAYAHAFVLLATSSATLAGRPGAAELLEQAKAVHSERFWSEEEGMAVESWDAAWTQCEDYRGVNANMHTVESYLAVADATGEDVWRQRALRILRRVMGYAKDFSWRIPEHFSTTWEPLPEYNTDDRAHPFRPYGATVGHWFEWARLALHARAAELAHGTAAEDVAWLHESAVALFDAGVAEGWAVDGEDGFVYTVDFAGEPVVRDRMHWVVTEALGAAAALWRASLDDGVAPTHPSVARYAELYQTWWDYAQVAMLDGSGSWIHQLDERNEPADTVWPGKPDIYHAIQASLIPRLPLWPALASAVKAGLLDR; from the coding sequence GTGAGCACCGACGACGTCTCCGCCCAGGCCATCCGCACGCGCATCGACGCCCCGCCGAGTTGGCTCGGCTCCCCGGCGCACGCCCGCTGGCTCGAGATGCACACCGACGACCTGATCTCCTTCGCCTCCGCGAGTTCCATCGAGGCCGGCTTCGGGTACCTCGACGGCGAGGGTGACCTGCGCGGCGGTGCCGCCGCGATCACCGGCGAGGCCGAGCTGTGGATCACCTGCCGGATGACCCACTCCTACAGCCTGGGCGCCATGCTCGGGCGGCCCGGGTGCGCCGTGCTGGTGGACCACGGCCTGCTCGCCCTGCGGGAGTCCTTCGCGGACCGCGAGTACGGCGGCTGGTTCTCCAAGGTCACACCGCAGGGCCCGACGGCGCCGATCAAGGAGGCCTACGCGCACGCCTTCGTGCTGCTGGCCACCTCCAGCGCCACCCTCGCGGGCCGCCCCGGCGCCGCCGAACTGCTCGAGCAGGCCAAGGCCGTGCACTCCGAGCGGTTCTGGAGCGAGGAGGAGGGCATGGCGGTGGAGTCCTGGGACGCCGCCTGGACCCAGTGCGAGGACTACCGCGGCGTCAACGCGAACATGCACACCGTGGAGTCCTACCTGGCGGTGGCGGATGCGACCGGCGAGGACGTCTGGCGGCAGCGCGCACTGCGGATCCTGCGCCGCGTGATGGGCTACGCGAAGGACTTCTCCTGGCGGATCCCGGAGCACTTCTCCACCACGTGGGAGCCCCTGCCGGAGTACAACACCGATGACCGTGCCCACCCGTTCCGCCCGTACGGCGCCACGGTGGGGCACTGGTTCGAGTGGGCGCGCCTCGCGCTGCACGCGCGCGCCGCCGAACTCGCGCACGGCACTGCGGCCGAGGACGTCGCGTGGCTGCACGAGTCCGCCGTGGCGCTGTTCGACGCCGGGGTGGCCGAGGGCTGGGCGGTGGACGGTGAGGACGGCTTCGTCTACACGGTCGACTTCGCCGGCGAGCCGGTGGTGCGCGATCGCATGCACTGGGTGGTGACCGAGGCCCTTGGGGCGGCGGCCGCCCTGTGGCGGGCGAGCCTGGACGACGGCGTGGCCCCCACCCACCCGAGCGTGGCCCGGTACGCGGAGCTGTACCAGACGTGGTGGGACTACGCCCAGGTCGCGATGCTGGACGGGTCGGGCTCCTGGATCCACCAACTCGACGAGCGCAACGAGCCCGCGGACACCGTGTGGCCCGGCAAACCCGACATCTATCACGCCATCCAGGCCTCCCTCATCCCGCGGTTGCCGCTGTGGCCCGCCCTGGCCAGCGCCGTCAAGGCGGGCCTGCTGGATCGGTGA
- a CDS encoding DoxX family protein, whose translation MTAPAGHAVAAAGYRTQADVVTSRLARKVLAIARILIGFFFLWPFLDKMLGLGFTTARKDAVVNGGTPARSYLQYAVADSQPLKQTFVDLFANGFGDFLFMAGLAGIGIAMITGAGLRIAAVGGSLLMLFMYLVSLPWAAQGATNPIVDSHWLEAMLLIIPAVTLAGDTWGLGTWWGGLEVVRSNPWLR comes from the coding sequence ATGACCGCCCCCGCAGGCCACGCCGTCGCCGCCGCGGGCTACCGCACCCAGGCCGACGTCGTCACCAGCCGCCTCGCCCGCAAGGTCCTCGCAATCGCCCGTATCCTCATCGGGTTCTTCTTCCTGTGGCCGTTCCTGGACAAGATGCTCGGGCTCGGCTTCACCACCGCGAGGAAGGACGCGGTCGTCAACGGCGGCACCCCCGCGCGCAGCTACCTGCAGTACGCGGTCGCGGACTCCCAACCGCTGAAGCAGACCTTCGTCGACCTGTTCGCGAACGGCTTCGGCGACTTCCTGTTCATGGCCGGTCTGGCAGGGATCGGCATCGCCATGATCACCGGTGCCGGGCTGCGGATCGCGGCCGTCGGCGGCAGCCTGCTCATGCTGTTCATGTACCTGGTGAGCCTGCCCTGGGCAGCGCAGGGCGCCACCAACCCGATCGTCGACTCCCACTGGCTCGAGGCGATGCTGCTCATCATCCCCGCCGTCACCCTCGCGGGCGACACCTGGGGCCTCGGCACGTGGTGGGGCGGGTTGGAGGTGGTGCGCAGCAACCCCTGGCTGCGCTGA
- a CDS encoding nitroreductase family deazaflavin-dependent oxidoreductase, whose amino-acid sequence MPLQGEYAPSTSEWARQQAELIEASGGKEGLEMRGKPVIVLTTVGAKSGKLRKTALMRVEHDGEYVVVASKGGAPEHPAWYHNIVANPEVMLQDGPVVKDYEARELSGEEREIWWARAVEAWPDYAEYQTKTDRLIPLFLLAEI is encoded by the coding sequence ATGCCACTTCAGGGAGAGTACGCACCGAGCACGTCCGAGTGGGCCCGTCAGCAGGCCGAGCTCATCGAGGCCTCCGGCGGGAAGGAGGGCCTGGAGATGCGCGGCAAGCCCGTGATCGTGCTGACCACCGTCGGCGCGAAGTCCGGCAAGCTGCGCAAGACGGCGCTGATGCGCGTGGAGCACGACGGCGAGTACGTGGTGGTCGCCTCCAAGGGCGGCGCCCCCGAGCACCCCGCCTGGTACCACAACATCGTGGCCAACCCCGAGGTGATGCTGCAGGACGGTCCCGTGGTCAAGGACTACGAGGCGCGCGAACTCAGCGGTGAGGAGCGCGAGATCTGGTGGGCGCGCGCCGTGGAGGCGTGGCCGGACTACGCCGAGTACCAGACCAAGACCGACCGGCTGATCCCGCTGTTCCTGCTCGCGGAGATCTGA